One Cumulibacter soli genomic window, TCCTCCTGCCAACGGCCCGTCAGCGTCGCGACGCCGGACAACTGACACAGGATGTTCAGCATCGTCCGCTCGGCGGTCAGGATCGCGGGGATGGGTCCGCTCACGCTCAGCACGCTCGAGCCCGGTTCTACGACAGACCCGTCTGGCAGCTGAACCTCTACATCCAGGTGGACACCAGCGTCGGCCGCGAACAGCTCAAGCACGCCGCACGCAACTGGAACGCCGGCGAGTCGCCCAGGGGCGCGGGCAACCACATCCGCCGTCCCTCGTTGCGCAGGATCGATCGTCGCTGTCGTGGTCACATCGAGGCCGTACTTGAGGTCTTCAGCAAGAGCCCGACGCACCAGATCGGTTACCTGTTCCGGATCCAGGCCCGCCGCACCGAGTTGCTCGCGCCAATTCATGCTGCCTCCACTGCGTGCGTCATGACGGTAATGCGTCCGGTTTCCGTAGCGAGACGCAGGTCGATGTGCTGCTGCCACGCCGGATCGCTCTGCGGGTAATCACTACGGCGGTGACAGCCGCGGCTCTCTTCGCGCCGTACGGCGGCCGCGGCGATCAGTTCGGCAACCAGCAACAAGTTTCCGGCTTCCAGCGCCGCAGGATCTGCCGGGGTGACTCGCTGGATTGCGGCCAGAATCCCCTCCAGCGTCGCCAGTCCGGCCGCGTTACGACTCACCGCGGCGTACTCGCTCATCGCCGCAACGATCCGCTCTCGGGCCGATGCACGCACGCCGCTCGCGGGCACTCGGACGTCTGTCAGAGGACCCGTCATCTGCGGGCGGTCGGCGCAAAGGGCCTGCCCGCAGGCGTGCCCGGCGACCAGCGCTTCAGTCACCGAGTTCGACGCTAACCGGTTCGCGCCTTGTACCCCGGTGCACGCAACCTCGCCGATCGCAAACAAACCCTCAACGCTGGTGCGCCCGGTGAGATCCGCCGAGACGCCGCCGCAGTGGTAGTGCGCACCCGGACGAACCGGAATCGGTTCGGTGACAGGATCGACCCCGCGTTCACGGCACAACTGCAGCACTGTCGGGAAGTGCCGCTGCCAGGTCTGCTCGTCGATCGCCGTGCCGTCCAGATATAGATACGATCCGCCGTATCGCTGCAGATGTTCGTGCATTGCCGCCGACACCACGTCCCGGGGAGCGAGGTCTGCGAGCGGGTGTACGCCGACCATGACCCGGCGGCCTTCGTCGTCGACGAGGACCGCACCTTCCCCGCGCAGCGCTTCGGTCACCAATACGCCACGGTCCCCGACATGAGTGGGCACGGCGAGCAGGGTCGGATGGAACTGCACGAACTCGACGTCGCGCAGCACGGCACCGGCGCGCGCAGCGAGTGCGAGCCCATCACCTGTCGCGGTACCCGGATTCGTGGTCGCCTGCCATAACTGGCCGATCCCGCCGGTGGCGAGTACGAGCGCACTGGCCGCCAGGTCATCGGTCCGCCCTGCGCGATCCATCACTCGCACACCGGCGACCGCGCCGCGCGCATCCAGGATCGCGTCGACGGCCCAGGTGTGTTCGAGAATCGCAATCTGACCGTCATCGGCGACGCGTCGTACTGCGGCTGCTAACGTTCGCGCGACCTCCGCGCCGCTCGCGTCACCGCCAGCGTGCACGATGCGGCGCGCGCTGTGCCCGCCTTCCAGCCCGAGATCGAAACTGCCATCGGCGGTGCGATCAAAGGTGGCGCCCAATCCGACGAGCCGCGCGATCGCTTCTGGGGCGGCGGAAACGAGCTGCGAGACGATGTCTTCTTCGCATAGCCCAGCACCGGCAACCAGAGTGTCGGCTACGTGTGCGGCGTACGAATCATTTGCGGCGCTGACCGCAGCGAGACCGCCCTGCGCCCACGCGGTCGCTCCGTCACCAATTTCGCCTTTGGTGATCAGCGTGACCGCGCGGCGTCCGGCCAGCATCAATGCGGCGCTCAGCCCGGCGGCCCCGCTGCCGATGATCACCACCGGCGGTGGGGTCATTCTCCGCTCCCCGGATTTCCGATCGCGATCATCCGCTCGACCGCGCGGCGTCCACGTTCGGCGATGTCCGCGTCGACCGTCACCAGCTCGCGTTCCTCACGCAATGCCCGGAGCAGCTTCGGAGGCGTGATCATCTTCATGTACTGGCACGCTGCCTGCGGGTTCACCGGGACGAACTCGGTACCACTGTTGACCTTGCGCAGTTGGTGCAGCATCCCGATCTCGGTAGCCACCAGGAC contains:
- the nadB gene encoding L-aspartate oxidase: MTPPPVVIIGSGAAGLSAALMLAGRRAVTLITKGEIGDGATAWAQGGLAAVSAANDSYAAHVADTLVAGAGLCEEDIVSQLVSAAPEAIARLVGLGATFDRTADGSFDLGLEGGHSARRIVHAGGDASGAEVARTLAAAVRRVADDGQIAILEHTWAVDAILDARGAVAGVRVMDRAGRTDDLAASALVLATGGIGQLWQATTNPGTATGDGLALAARAGAVLRDVEFVQFHPTLLAVPTHVGDRGVLVTEALRGEGAVLVDDEGRRVMVGVHPLADLAPRDVVSAAMHEHLQRYGGSYLYLDGTAIDEQTWQRHFPTVLQLCRERGVDPVTEPIPVRPGAHYHCGGVSADLTGRTSVEGLFAIGEVACTGVQGANRLASNSVTEALVAGHACGQALCADRPQMTGPLTDVRVPASGVRASARERIVAAMSEYAAVSRNAAGLATLEGILAAIQRVTPADPAALEAGNLLLVAELIAAAAVRREESRGCHRRSDYPQSDPAWQQHIDLRLATETGRITVMTHAVEAA